A window from Mycolicibacterium tokaiense encodes these proteins:
- a CDS encoding NAD(P)H-quinone oxidoreductase, protein MRAVVVEPSGELTWGEVPDVAPDHGEILIKVTCAGVNRADLLQVAGKYPPPPGASPVLGLEVSGTVVGLGDSTTGWQIGQEVCALLSGGGYAEYVAVPRGQVLPLPRGIGLQEAAALPEVACTVWSNLVMTANLSAGQWVLIHGGASGIGTHAIQVARALGAHVAVTAGSPEKLQLCRDLGAELTINYRDEDFVSRVKEASGGEGADVILDIMGASYLSRNVDALALDGQLIVIGMQGGVKGELNLGALITKRARVIGTSLRGRHIGGATGKSPIVAAVAESVWPMIADEQVRPIIGATVPIAEAGRAHRLLESGEVTGKVLLAV, encoded by the coding sequence ATGCGTGCCGTTGTCGTGGAACCGTCCGGTGAGCTGACCTGGGGAGAGGTGCCCGATGTGGCACCTGATCACGGGGAGATCCTGATCAAGGTCACTTGCGCGGGCGTCAACCGCGCTGACCTGCTGCAGGTCGCGGGCAAGTATCCGCCGCCACCGGGTGCGAGCCCGGTTCTCGGCCTCGAGGTGTCCGGCACCGTGGTGGGGCTGGGTGACTCGACCACGGGCTGGCAAATCGGGCAAGAAGTCTGCGCTTTGCTGTCCGGAGGTGGATACGCGGAGTACGTTGCAGTGCCCCGCGGTCAGGTGCTCCCCCTGCCGCGTGGGATCGGACTGCAGGAAGCCGCCGCGCTACCGGAAGTGGCCTGCACGGTGTGGTCCAACCTGGTGATGACCGCGAACCTGTCCGCCGGCCAGTGGGTGCTCATCCACGGGGGCGCCAGCGGGATCGGCACCCACGCCATCCAGGTGGCGCGAGCCCTGGGCGCCCACGTCGCCGTCACCGCCGGGTCCCCCGAGAAACTACAGCTGTGCCGGGATCTGGGCGCCGAACTGACCATCAACTACCGCGACGAGGACTTCGTCAGCCGGGTCAAGGAGGCCAGTGGCGGCGAGGGCGCGGACGTGATCCTCGACATCATGGGGGCGTCCTACCTGAGCCGCAACGTCGATGCGCTGGCCCTCGACGGGCAGTTGATCGTGATCGGCATGCAGGGCGGGGTCAAGGGCGAGCTGAACCTGGGCGCGCTGATCACCAAGCGGGCCAGGGTGATCGGGACTTCCCTGCGCGGGCGACACATCGGCGGCGCCACCGGGAAGAGCCCCATCGTGGCGGCCGTCGCAGAGTCGGTGTGGCCGATGATCGCCGACGAGCAGGTGCGTCCCATCATCGGTGC
- a CDS encoding MarR family winged helix-turn-helix transcriptional regulator yields the protein MEGMIAGRTASDMPGLDIAEERAWQHFLDSALRMYAALNRGLTDSHQLTLSDVRLLDILDRSPSGSARMGDLAQALLSLPSRVTRQIRRLEKQGLVRRMASPDDGRGVLAAITDEGRRVVREAMVTYCNGVRTHFLGQLSRPQMAAMGENCRRISTALKHVDRPGKFGRA from the coding sequence ATGGAGGGGATGATTGCCGGGCGTACCGCAAGCGATATGCCAGGGCTCGACATCGCGGAAGAGAGGGCGTGGCAACACTTCCTCGACTCGGCGCTTCGGATGTACGCCGCGTTGAACCGGGGGCTCACGGATTCACACCAGCTGACGCTCAGTGACGTGCGCCTGTTGGACATCCTGGACCGCTCGCCCAGCGGCTCCGCCCGCATGGGCGACCTGGCCCAGGCGCTGCTGTCCTTGCCCAGTCGAGTGACACGGCAGATCCGGCGGCTGGAGAAGCAGGGGCTGGTGCGGCGCATGGCCAGTCCCGACGACGGCCGCGGGGTGCTGGCCGCCATCACCGACGAGGGCAGGCGGGTGGTCCGCGAGGCGATGGTCACCTATTGCAACGGGGTGCGCACGCACTTCCTGGGCCAGCTCTCGCGTCCGCAGATGGCCGCGATGGGCGAGAACTGCCGCCGCATCAGCACTGCGCTCAAACACGTCGACCGTCCGGGGAAATTCGGCCGGGCCTGA